The following nucleotide sequence is from Synechococcus sp. KORDI-52.
CTCCGGGTATCCGGATTTCGCGGTTCTACGTCTGATTTACCAACCTGGGCCGCGGGTGGTGGAGCTCAAGGCGATCAAGCTGTACGTGAACAGCTACCGCGACCAGTCGATCTCCCATGAGGAGGTGACCAACCGCATCCTCGATGATCTGGTGGCGGCCACAGCCCCGGTGTGGATGCAGCTGGAAGCTGATTTCAACCCCCGTGGCAATGTCCACACCGTGGTGCGGGTGAGTCACGGCACCCGTCAGCCCTGCTGATCGGTTGTTGGTGCAGTGTTGACGTCTGGAGCCCTCACCTGTTGGAGCAGCTGAGGCAATTCAGTTGCAAAGGCCGCGAGATTGCGGTTGCAGAGGCCGCCCACGCTGAGGGTTCCATCAGCAGCGATGGCCCACAACTGTCGGGTGGCCACGAGGCTCAATCCGCCTCCCACCAGCAGCACCGCGAA
It contains:
- the queF gene encoding preQ(1) synthase, with the translated sequence MTQTPLYGERAIAEAELICFDNPRPGRPYEVSIELPEFTCKCPFSGYPDFAVLRLIYQPGPRVVELKAIKLYVNSYRDQSISHEEVTNRILDDLVAATAPVWMQLEADFNPRGNVHTVVRVSHGTRQPC